GCGGCAGGGTGGTCTCGGCGAAGATCCGCTCGAGCGCCTCCTGCTGATCGACCAGCAGGTTGCCGGTGCTGGAGCCGATGAAGATCTTGATGCCCGGCGTCCGCTCGGCCGCCTTCAGCTCTTCCACGTTGTCCGGCGTGGCGCCGATGTAGAATCCGTAGTTCACCCGGCACTTGCCGCTGGCCAGCGCGAGCTTCTCGTGCAGCCGCTCGACAGTGATGGTGTTCGGGTTGGTGTTGGGCATCTCGAGGAAGGTCGTGACGCCCCCCTTTGCGCACGCGCGGCTGGCGTGCTCGAGGTCTTCCTTGTGCGTCAGGCCCGGCTCGCGGAAGTGGACCTGGTCGTCGATGACGCCCGGCATCAGCGTCAGCCCGGCGGCGTCGAGGGTCTCGTCGACGGCCAGCTGCACCGCGGGGCCGACGTCGGCGATCTTGTCGCCCTCGACCACGACGTCGAGTTGGGCGACCTCGCCAGGCAGCACGACCTGGGCGTTCTTGATGAGGGTCTTCACGTAGGCGGGACTGGGACGGCGGGCGCGGGGGATGGGCTGGTTCAAACCCACACGATAAGCCTCACACCAGCGGTCCGCTACCCACCGCTCCGCTGAGAATCGCAAGCTCCAGTAGCCGACGGATCACATCCGTCGGATGCGCTACGGCAAATGTTCCTGACGGGCGAATCGCACGCAGGGTCTCCGGCAGATGTAATCTGTCGGCTACTAACCGAGAGCGGCCCTAGACCTTGGCCGCGGCCGCGCCGCACACGATCTCCATCATCCAGCGGTCGAAGTCGGCCAGCATGGCGGTGGTCAGGTCGTCGCCGCCGGGGTACTGGCGGACGCTCACCGTGGCGCCGGCCGAGTGCAGCAGCCGCAGGTCGTCGCAGAGCTGCTGCTCGGGGTACTCCTGGCTCTCGCGGCTGCTGGACAGCAGGATCGGCAGCGAGCGGAGCTCGTTGACGCGGCCGAGCGGCGAGTTGCCGGTCGGCAGGGCGCCGTCGAACGTGGCGGCGCCGGCGAACGTTTCTGGGTGACGCATCGCCAGCCGCATGGCCAGCGTGCCGCCAGCTCCGACGCCGGCCAGGAACACCCGGCGGTCGTTGATGTTGAACCGCTGGGCCTGCTGGAGGGCGTCGAACACGCGGTCGGCGGCCTCCTCGACCGAGTCGGGGGCGTCCGACCACGCGTAGCCGCCTTCTACCTCGAGGCTCTCGTCGACGCCCCGCGGCGCGACGGCCAGGTAGTTGCGGGTGCTGACGTGCCGCATGACGTGGGGCAGGTCGCACTCGTTCTGGTCCTGGCCGTGCAGCCAGACGACCAGTGGGTAGGCGTAGTTGCGTTCGAAGTTCTGCGGCACGAAGGTCGAGACCGGCGTCTCTTCTCCGGAGGCCTCGTAGAGCTGGATGCGGTCTTCGCTGGGGCGCTCGACCGTGCTCGTGAACGCAAGTTTGATGGCGGGGAGGGGGGACATGCTCTTGAAACGGTTCATGCGGAGTGGTCTGTCGTCGCGGGGGAGGGGGCCGGGTCAGGCGGGGCGGCGGGCTGCCGGGCAAGAGGCGTTTGGTGGCGGAGCAGGCTGCGGCATGGTCACCTCGGGCGGGGTTCGCTGCGGGCAGTAGGGCCGGTCGTCACGCGGCGTGACAGCCGACTTGGCAAACGCGAACGGGGACGATAAATCAGTCCGCCGGGGGTGTCAACGGAAGGCTGCAGAATCGCCGCCGGCGCCAGCACACGCGGGCGCGTGTGCTAGCACGGCGGGATGCGAGGGTCACACCAGGGTGGCCATGGTCTCGAC
Above is a window of Posidoniimonas polymericola DNA encoding:
- a CDS encoding alpha/beta hydrolase, whose amino-acid sequence is MSPLPAIKLAFTSTVERPSEDRIQLYEASGEETPVSTFVPQNFERNYAYPLVVWLHGQDQNECDLPHVMRHVSTRNYLAVAPRGVDESLEVEGGYAWSDAPDSVEEAADRVFDALQQAQRFNINDRRVFLAGVGAGGTLAMRLAMRHPETFAGAATFDGALPTGNSPLGRVNELRSLPILLSSSRESQEYPEQQLCDDLRLLHSAGATVSVRQYPGGDDLTTAMLADFDRWMMEIVCGAAAAKV